A single genomic interval of Hoplias malabaricus isolate fHopMal1 chromosome 7, fHopMal1.hap1, whole genome shotgun sequence harbors:
- the nr2e1 gene encoding nuclear receptor subfamily 2 group E member 1 produces MTNRNSPRLRSARESQYPQTPSPSPPWESPSVQRRDGRNWVEKMQYGRSRILDIPCKVCGDRSSGKHYGVYACDGCSGFFKRSIRRNRTYVCKSGTQGGCPVDKTHRNQCRACRLKKCLEVNMNKDAVQHERGPRTSTIRKQVALYFRGHKDVSGSSAPFPSASIPGPPFFSTVSQLDTHSLEISTVTSTPERPQSMVGLAQPTPKYPHEVSGAPLYLYEVATESVCESAARLLFMSIKWAKSVPAFSTLPLPDQLILLEEAWRELFVLGIAQWAIPVDSNTLLAVSGMTAENTESQRLNKLMAEIQALQEVVTRFRQLRLDATEFACLKCIVTFKAVPTHSGSELRSFRNASAIAALQDEAQLTLNSYIHTRYPTQPCRFGKLLLLLPALRSVTPSTIEEVFFKKTIGNVPITRLLSDMYKSSDI; encoded by the exons ATGACTAATCGCAATTCGCCACGGCTCCGGTCAGCGCGCGAGTCCCAATACCCCCAGACCCCGAGCCCAAGCCCACCGTGGGAATCACCATCCGTACAGAGAAGAGACGGGAGAAACTGGGTAGAAAAGATGCAGTATGGTCGAA GTCGAATTCTGGATATCCCGTGTAAAGTGTGTGGAGACCGGAGCTCGGGGAAGCACTACGGCGTGTACGCGTGCGATGGCTGCTCGGGTTTCTTCAAGAGGAGCATCCGAAGGAACCGAACCTACGTCTGCAAGTCCGGCACTCAG ggcggATGTCCTGTGGACAAAACTCACAGGAATCAGTGTCGCGCGTGTCGCTTGAAGAAGTGTCTGGAAGTGAATATGAATAAAGACG ctgtgCAGCACGAGCGCGGCCCGAGGACTTCCACCATCCGCAAGCAGGTGGCACTCTACTTCAGGGGCCACAAGGACGTGAGCGGCTCCAGCGCCCCGTTCCCTTCCGCCTCCATCCCGGGCCCGCCGTTCTTCAGCACGGTCAGCCAGCTGGACACTCACAGCCTGGAGATCAGCACAGTCACCAGCACACCCGAGAGACCGCAGAGCATGGTGGGACTCGCCCAGCCCACCCCTAAA TATCCTCATGAAGTGAGTGGTGCTCCTCTGTATTTGTACGAAGTGGCTACAGAATCGGTTTGTGAATCAGCGGCACGGCTCCTCTTCATGAGCATAAAATGGGCCAAGAGTGTCCCTGCTTTCTCCACGCTGCCCTTACCTGACCAG TTGATCCTATTAGAGGAGGCCTGGAGGGAGCTGTTTGTACTGGGCATCGCACAGTGGGCCATTCCTGTGGACTCAAACACTCTGTTGGCTGTTTCAG GGATGACGGCAGAGAACACAGAGTCGCAGAGGCTCAATAAGCTGATGGCAGAGATCCAGGCGCTGCAGGAGGTGGTGACACGTTTCCGGCAGCTCCGGCTGGACGCCACAGAGTTCGCCTGCCTCAAATGTATAGTCACCTTTAAAGCAG TTCCAACGCACAGTGGCTCAGAGCTGAGAAGTTTTCGGAATGCAAGTGCCATCGCAGCCCTTCAGGACGAAGCCCAGCTCACCCTCAACAGCTACATTCACACCAG GTATCCCACTCAGCCGTGTCGCTTCGGGAAGCTTCTGCTGCTTCTTCCCGCGCTGCGCTCCGTCACTCCGTCCACCATCGAAGAGGTGTTCTTCAAAAAGACCATCGGCAACGTCCCGATCACACGGCTGCTCTCGGACATGTACAAGTCAAGCGACATATGA